The Thalassotalea sp. 273M-4 genome includes a region encoding these proteins:
- the kdsB gene encoding 3-deoxy-manno-octulosonate cytidylyltransferase, with the protein MNFTVVIPARYQSTRLPGKVLADIAGKPMIQWVSEKALASGAKRVIIATDNDLVAKTVEQFGGEVCRTRSDHQSGTERLAEVVEQYQFDDDEIIVNVQGDEPFIPSENIAQVATNLANATQARMATLAVKIDSVEEAFNPNAVKVLCDKNGYALYFSRATIPYHRDGFLNQKPITQIGDFYLRHIGIYAYRAGFIKEYVQWPASALEHIEALEQLRVLWQGEKIHVEVAQTRLPVEGVDTPEDLEKARQFANTL; encoded by the coding sequence ATGAATTTTACCGTTGTTATTCCAGCCCGCTATCAATCGACCCGTTTACCCGGTAAGGTTCTTGCTGATATAGCAGGAAAACCTATGATCCAATGGGTGAGTGAAAAAGCATTAGCATCAGGTGCAAAAAGAGTCATTATTGCGACCGACAACGATCTCGTTGCGAAAACGGTCGAACAATTTGGTGGCGAAGTCTGTCGTACTCGTTCTGATCATCAATCTGGTACTGAGCGCTTAGCCGAAGTGGTTGAGCAGTATCAGTTTGATGATGACGAAATCATTGTGAATGTGCAAGGCGATGAACCTTTTATACCCAGTGAGAATATCGCCCAGGTTGCCACTAATTTGGCCAATGCAACCCAAGCAAGGATGGCAACGTTAGCAGTCAAAATAGACAGTGTAGAAGAAGCCTTTAATCCTAATGCAGTAAAAGTATTGTGCGATAAAAATGGCTACGCATTGTATTTCTCACGAGCCACCATCCCATATCATCGCGATGGTTTTTTAAACCAAAAACCGATCACTCAGATCGGTGACTTTTATTTGCGCCATATTGGTATCTATGCCTACCGCGCTGGTTTTATTAAAGAATATGTGCAGTGGCCAGCCAGTGCGTTAGAGCACATTGAAGCCCTAGAGCAATTAAGGGTACTTTGGCAGGGTGAAAAAATTCATGTTGAAGTTGCGCAAACTCGGTTACCCGTTGAGGGCGTGGATACGCCAGAAGATCTTGAAAAAGCTAGGCAGTTCGCCAATACTTTATAA
- a CDS encoding Trm112 family protein, which produces MAFDIKLIEILACPVCKGKLDLNKTTNELICKFDRLAYPIEKDIPVLLEVEARRLTEAEQN; this is translated from the coding sequence ATGGCCTTTGATATTAAATTAATTGAAATCCTTGCTTGCCCTGTGTGCAAAGGGAAGCTTGATTTAAATAAAACCACCAACGAATTGATTTGTAAGTTTGATCGTTTAGCCTATCCTATTGAAAAAGATATCCCAGTGTTACTGGAAGTCGAAGCAAGACGTTTAACCGAAGCAGAGCAAAACTAA
- the lpxK gene encoding tetraacyldisaccharide 4'-kinase — protein MRLIERAWYQNHPIKWLLLLLTPIFWALSALRRMAYRCHLLKQPKLPVPVVIVGNIGVGGNGKTPVVVYLVEQLKAKGFKVGVISRGYGGSVTDTPFVVSANVSAKEAGDEPVLIYQRTEVPVVIGSDRVKSVEQLISLGCNVVISDDGLQHYRLKRDVELVIIDGKRRYGNGWLLPAGPLREGIWRLNTVDRVIVNGGLADVDELAMSLSANKVININSGQQLSLEQFNALIKPIGKVNAIAGIGNPQRFFNTLLRLKLPLAQSLGFVDHHQFQSSDFDQLDANIPLLMTEKDAVKCQGLVSDNAWYLPVDARFDQKQGEQLIELIITRCNNYGL, from the coding sequence ATGCGATTAATTGAACGAGCTTGGTATCAAAATCATCCGATAAAGTGGTTGTTATTGCTCTTAACACCGATATTTTGGGCCCTTTCTGCATTACGCAGAATGGCGTACCGATGTCATTTATTGAAACAACCCAAATTACCCGTACCCGTCGTGATAGTCGGTAATATTGGGGTTGGCGGTAATGGCAAAACGCCCGTGGTAGTGTATTTGGTTGAGCAGCTAAAAGCCAAAGGCTTTAAGGTTGGGGTTATTAGCCGAGGGTATGGTGGTAGTGTTACCGATACCCCGTTTGTGGTTAGTGCCAACGTCAGTGCCAAAGAAGCAGGCGATGAGCCAGTATTAATATATCAGCGTACTGAGGTGCCGGTTGTTATTGGCTCCGATCGTGTTAAAAGTGTTGAACAGCTTATTTCTCTTGGCTGTAATGTGGTGATAAGCGACGATGGTTTGCAACATTATCGATTAAAACGAGACGTGGAATTGGTTATCATTGACGGGAAGCGTCGATATGGCAATGGTTGGTTATTACCTGCAGGTCCACTTCGAGAAGGCATTTGGCGATTAAATACCGTCGATAGAGTGATTGTCAATGGCGGTTTGGCCGATGTAGATGAACTCGCGATGTCATTATCGGCAAACAAAGTCATTAACATTAATTCTGGGCAACAGCTTAGCCTTGAACAATTTAACGCCTTAATAAAGCCCATAGGGAAAGTGAATGCGATTGCCGGTATTGGTAATCCACAGCGATTTTTTAATACCTTATTGAGGCTAAAACTGCCATTAGCGCAATCACTGGGGTTTGTCGATCATCATCAATTTCAGTCCTCAGATTTTGACCAACTAGATGCTAACATACCTTTACTTATGACCGAAAAAGATGCGGTAAAATGCCAAGGACTGGTCAGTGATAATGCCTGGTATTTGCCTGTAGATGCTCGCTTTGACCAAAAGCAAGGCGAGCAATTAATCGAACTAATAATAACGAGATGTAATAATTATGGCCTTTGA